The Corythoichthys intestinalis isolate RoL2023-P3 chromosome 1, ASM3026506v1, whole genome shotgun sequence genomic interval ATGGTGCAAAAGTGATGTTGATTCAACGATAAGAtcaacagcggaatgttgatccaacatcttttcaacgtcggtctgctatgtgggtatgttcttcctaatcctgcattttcatgtgtccgatgctcaaaaaatactaaagctaaaatcttgcacatgaaacgacttgtgacttttgtcattgttattacgatgatgattgtaataatgatgatctttaatattatttactacaactactgtatctgctgctagccttttACTAATCAGTATGTGtaaatggcacaattatgtcaacgctaaatgcaagtgttacaagttttttgtttatttgttacaggtggaaaacgatgTTAAgcaagggaagataagttgatgtgcttcacagcaacacttactgtacgttgatggacatatattgaGACTACGTTGTTCTACCCAAGGGGCAgccgagaggctggggctggagGCGGTGGCTGACCTCGTGGCGGACCATTACCTTGTTCCCGAGATCagaactacgagctttttaactgcagcaactttaagatacgctattggagctggaattaccgaggacagcgggagaaagcctGTCTGGATGCGGCCGAGGGCCTCCGAAATGTCAGGAGCTCTGCCTTCTGATAACACATTCCTCGTATGCtcaaccttcgttaatattttctAATAACTTTATAAATTGTTatatattgacctgttttgcacatgcaccaatcattttaaataaaacaaaaaatggaatcatgttgtccaaatgttttattgcaatcaatatctgcaataaaaaagaatgacataatgtttttgtttatatatacataccttgtagtatttccctgtaacaacaaaatccttatcatcccttctgcattcggcaaatttaatataatttgtaattttaccttgttttggtcactcaagtggccggtgtATCAATttatacctcacgtcaacagaAGCTGACAGGtttttataattttgtccatgaatgatcaacaaagtgataagaacaatcataccatCTCAcctacgtctcatctacgtcgtgctgcatccatttttggagattccgtgggttcctctggcttgattttgcagttttaactttgtcaacacaccacaattcatgtttttctttcgAAACCAAACTTCGTAGCAAATGGCACCGCCCAATTTTCGCTCAGTAAACTTCACCAtaaattgcggttgaagtacagtaggcaaAGTTTTAAATTGCCAAATAAAACCAGAGGAATccatggaatctccaaaaattgattcagcacaacGTAGATGAGACTCGGGGACCTTCTGTGCTGTGCTTGATTGTGTAAACTCCTGGAAGCGTCTATATATATTTGCTTGGAAgttgaatgttttgaacagcgtccagcttcTAAGCGCCAGTGTGGCTCTACCTCACCATATGCCTTAAATCGAGCAAACAATAAGTTGAGGATGTGTTTTAAAGCTAAAGCATCCACCTAAAAGAttgcatgtttgttcttatcacttcgttgatcgttcgtggacaaaattctaacaatcggtgcagcctgtgttaacatggggtgtagaatgatacgccggccacttgagtgaccaaaatgaggcgaaattacaaaCGTTAGAGTTGCTGaacgcagaagggctgacaaagattttgttgttttaaggaAATACGATAAggtaattttcatctcgttaggTTAGATTTATGGAACTGTATTATGAGCTCATCGCAAATGTACagataaacacaaatagtatgtaatTCTTTttgtattgcagatattgatcgcaataaaacttttggacaacatgattcaatttcttgtttcatttaaaagaattggtgcatgtgcaaaacaggtcaataaatcacaatttataaaattagaaATAGAAAATAGAAGTAGAAAAACATTaatgaaggtggagcataaattgagccttccatcatcaaggcagaatgcacgtagtctcgatatatgtccatcaacgtaagtgttgttgtgaggcacatcaagttgtcttcccttgcctaacagtgttttccacctgtaaacaaacaaaacaattgtaACACCTGAATTCATGCATTTagggttaaaataaaaaaattacagtacaatcAAAATTGCTAATATTGACaggatgtttttgtttgttttgttttaaaatgaccaaaaatagtcacttgtcctataaaaatttaaaattcttgtgtcaatattcatttatttttttcccatgccgcttatcctcacgagggtcgcggaggtgatggagcctatcccagctaggcGGAGTACactctgaattggttgccagccgatCACAGGGCACAACGAGACAAACAactattcacacacacactcatatcAACGGACACTTTGAAGTGGTCAAAAAGTCTAACACACGTGTTTTTGGGATgctggaggaaaccggagtccccagagaaaacccacgcaggtacGGGGaggacatgcaaactccacacaggaaggacggagcctgggattgaacctgTATACTGGTATTTTCTCTTATTTaccgtttgactgtttgtattactctaacgtatccaataaaaaataaatcacatttatatcatagtttaagtaaaacaagcagaatatatttgtcataaggcataagagatacatgacgccttctgaccacggaagcccaacgcgtgcgtcatgcagctgactgagcaagattgacgctgactaccaggtgataggcaagacatctacaagcccacgtctgcaacaccaaatcctGCAATCAGCTCCTCAGGACAGTCTAGAACAAATGCGGGATgtcctgtactaccacaacacccaacaacaaaaagaactcTGAGTTTGATAGCTCCCACCTCAGTTTCCTCATTAACCATGACCCAACAACAGtgacacacgaacttgaccgcccaaatctgcaatggaagaagacccaaacacacccttcatcCTGCCATAAGCCCGCCCCACAAGAGCTTTAaagaagactgaatgtttaactaatcattgTCACTTTTCTCTGTAATCTTTTGTCGACTTGTTATATGGTGACCCCGgaaccagtctgcctcctcacctgggtctgttgctgttttgccttgccgtttgatcattGTCgatctgaataaattgtcaacttgtgtttcgaagcctttttccagctttcataatggagtcagtacaaggggttaagcctaaggtgaacgcgcggagtttggccttttggccatgTTTTTAGAGTTCCGCCGACCCGgatcgttggagctgcgccagcgcgggtctggcggttcggctagcgtgattccggcaatctggctaaaaggtcagattcctccaaacccttgatctcagaagtgCGAGGTGGAAGTGCTAAACATTTGGCCACCGTTCCGCTTTTTTgtgtcaataaataaataaattacaaaattAGTCAATTGCTCTACAAAGTGTTAAAGTTCTTATGTATCaactttgaatagctgtccactttATGACGACTGTTCCTGAAAgggttttggaaaaaaaaaaaaaaggattcgaCTTTGTCAACAATTGACGTTACCATGGGGGAAAATTGCGTCGCCTGGTGATAAATGTTGCCGTCATGTATTAACGTTGTACAACGATGGTAAATTCTAATATTTCAAGGGCTCTCTGATGTACTGTTTAAAGGAAACGATAGAAGATACTCGAGTTTATTTGCTGAGCTTTTGCAGAGTTAACTGCTGGATGCTTACTTAATTAAAATAGAACTTGTATTGATACAATTGCCTTCCTCATCCACTTTCTGGAAATACGGACTTTTATTTCTACACTATTACACATCAGTAAATAAAATTCAGCCCCCctcaatttattaaaaagatTCTTTCCACTAGGGTGCAAATGGTAAAGGTGCTCTTTCCCTTTAACCAAAAACGACAGTTATAAATCATACTGTAAAAAGGTTAAATATCAAATCTGCCTGCAaagatatatattatttttaattaaaaataagaaaaatacccTTTCTGGCTCAATGACAGATTTTATTTCAGAATCCCCCTCAGTGCAGAAAAAAACTTAACAAGGCAAAGGACATTGTGAATGAGAAAATAAGTGTACATTACAATGTGTCGATGTACACATTGCAATAACACATTACAATGTGTACATTAGAACTTGCATGACAACAGGTTCTCTAAATACGTCTTTTTTTGGTCCATTTTACTAACTGTCTGCCAAGGACAACAATAGACATTCcactcctagttcaaatggattgggcgtgtaTTGCCATCAATGTCATCTAATGAGCTAATCAAGGTCCCGTGCCTCAATTTCCTCACTGGCACATTTCTCCTCTTGACAGCAAGATTATTTGAAACTTCATTTGAAAGTCACAAATGTATTCTTGACAAAGACATTATACTTGATCAACCAAGATAATGAAATACTCCGTTttccatatacatacatattagctgtgaaaaaaagaattatccGCTAGTCTGATGAGATAATGTATAAAAGTAGAAACATTTTATCAAGTGTGTTACTTCCATCGTCTAAATTTCTTGCGCTTTCAAAACAAGATATGCAAGATAAACGACAGTAGATAGAAGGCAGTTTTGTTGTGAGTGCGATGCCACACGTGGCATTTCTATCGAATCCACTAGCCACTGCAGAACACAAGTGCATTTTAATGCAAACAGACTTGTATTACCGCAAGAATTGTATATAGTCAACACATGCTCATTCCATTGGGAATTTTTCCCCCATTTATTTCAGGCACAAAATGTCTTCTTTAAAGTGAAAATAGCAGCCAATTGAACTCGTATGAACTTAGCATCTTGAAACACATTTTTGTCTTgctgaaaaatttgaaaaaagtccaAAATGTGTTAAAACAATATAGACCATTTTACGAGAAATATGATAAATTCACTCCATAAGATATAGGATttttgcagtgtgtgcaaatgaAGAGAAGGTGGACCTTCTGACAATCAAGAACATGTGACTTCTCATTCTGATTATGTTGATTGAATCACAACATCCAAATGAGAACGGAAAGGCAGGATCCCACAATCTATAAGACTTGAAAAGTATTAATAATGTTACAAATACAACGGCACACTGCAGACATTCTATACTTGGCAGTTGAGATGGAAGCAGAAGCCACATAAAATCCGTGAAGAATCAAAAGTTGTATTATTGTAGCTTTAAGGGCTTTTCTGGGAATCATTTATATACATCATAGTCAACTTTCATATATGCAAAACCAACCTCACACACTGTACTGTGGTGATTTAATAGTCATTAGAAATACACTTTAAAAATCACAACAAATCTCACATATGTACAGTAGCAGATTAGCACATGGGAGAAAAGATGGTACAACATACACCAAGCTTCATAAAATAATCTCTCTTCTCCGTCAGACACTTGAAGGATACTCGTTAACATTCgggatatagatatattttctgCTTGTTTCATTCAATCTCGGCAGCAAGTACAAATCACTACAAGGCAAGAAAAGTCCTTCCGAGTACAAAACATGAATTGGTCAGGCTGATTTAGAAGGCAATGTTTAGTAAAGTGAATCTGGTTATGGCTGAAGGTAGCGTGGTGTTGTCTTTCAATTTTGGCATTGTCACTTGTCCAAAGTCACGTTGACCCCAAGTCCGAGTATGCCAGAGATGGGGTGCAGGGGGAGCTGTCTGGAGTCATGCACGAGGTGGAGAAGGCAACGGTCAGTCATCAACATCTGGATGTGATGTCAGGCAGAGTGGGCGGGGCAACAGAGCAGCTGCATGAGTTACAGTGAAAAAGCCAATTCAGACGATCACACAGTGGCAGCCGCTCTTGTCTTTCTCTTTTCTTGTTGGTTCTGGCGATGGTGGACATTCCTGTTCTTGGAACTTTCTGTGAGTTTggaaggaaaaaagtgaaatgtaGTTTCAGCTTGCGTTCACATTTCAAGTTTAGAGAAGATGatgaaaataaacagcaaaaatcACTTATCAAATAAGTTGTATGGAAAAAATCATTTAGGGTTGTAGTTAGCTTTGAACTTGCTTAATGAAGAATGTTACACTCTGTATTATCTGTATAATTGTCACAGTTATACGAGTATTGGCAGAGCAATAGGAGGAACTACATCTAAGTTCTATCAAGTGTATTTTTAGTACGAGTAAAGATACTCAATATCAATACTGGTATTGGTGCATCCCTGATTGTTTCCAGTAACAATCAAGTTAACTGTGCTTAGTCTTTCTGAATAAAGTACCAACCTAATTACTCTAACCAGCTCATGGAAAGCCTGGTCGACGTTCATACGGATTTTGGCTGAAGCCTCCATGTAGGTGACCTTCAACTGTCTGGCCAGCTGTTGACCCTCTTCTTGAGTTACCTGGGTGGCACAGAAAGAGGTAAACAAAGCTGTTTACAAAGTCGTAACATTGTTTGCGTAGTTGTACACACCCCAAAACACAAACCATGTGATAACTAcagatatattttcaaaatactGCTATCTGTGTATGTCTGTGCTATATGAAGACATTTATCACTTTAGTAGTTGTGACACACTTTTGGACTTACACACCAGTTTCTTcataacaatgaaaaaatatgaaaattatGCAATCAACTTACACTTAGTAGAAAAACTAACACAcacaattatatacagtatattaggacTGTCAGTTGTCTGTTTATAAAAATCTGATTAATTACCCTTTTGCATTTCGATTCATCACTGTTAATTACTTGCATAATCTGAAGTATTGGTAActtcaaaatacaaataattTGAAACATCTCCATATTTACTGTGAAAATGTCTCACACGAACATTAGCAAACTAGTTGGAGTCTGCCCACTCATCTTTGGACTGGCATAATAACTAACCTATGAGGGTAACCATTCCCACTTAAGATAAATGTGCATGTCCTATCAAACTAATTTGCGTGATTAATTTGTGTTAACACATGATTCGAGCAATGATTAATCCAATGAGATAAAGTATTACCTTTAACAGTACTAAAATACACCGTGTAAATTTGTGTATACTTCtgaatgtctttaaaaaaataaataaataaataaaacatgtatgTAAAGGTAGTCGGTGGCTGTAAAGCTAATTTTCACCATGAGGGGGTGCCATCGATTCACAGAGTACCCATGTGCACCAACACCCAGAAAATTCCCAATTTCAGCACACTTTTCTCCTCATCCATCCTCCGCTCCTGACATCACCATGTCTACAGCTGCTCTTTTATGTTCACATCCTGTCGACTGGAAACTAGATGCAGCTGCGATGTTCTCTTCCATCTCAAATACGCACATGTGAATGGTGCTGATTGGCTCCTATTATctcatcaactgattacacaagGAGAGTAATCTCTCTTACTTACTTGTCTCTGTAGTTCCAGGTCGGCTTTGTTCCCTACGAGTATCATCGGGAATTCATCTCTGTCTTTGACCCTCAGAATTTGTCTTTGGAATTTGTAGATTTCTTCGAAGCTGTGAAATACACAACGTGGTGTGTTATATTGCAAATGGATGACACACTGGTTGTGCAATGATGCACATATCCGTTAACATATGTACATAGACGCATGCTTGAAAACGCTAAGGAAATCCACCCACACAGCCCTCCAGTCTAAGAAAGGGTCTTGAAAATGTCAGCTCAAAAGAAACAAATTGCAACACTACATAGGCtacatacaaataaatacatgtgTTCATTTGTTGCTTTGTTTTAAAGTCTAAACCAGGATAGCATTCCAGACCACCGACAAGTTGCACCTAGTAAATCTGGAAAGACTTGACAAGTATGAATGGAGGAAGGAAAGACTGTTTACAACATAAACATTGAAGGAGGTGAGTTGTGGGTGGGGGGCACAAGAATTCAATTCAGTTGACGGCTGGGAGGGAACAAAGTAGTAGGCTTGTATCAATAATACTACACCTGTATGGGTTTGTGCGAAATTTGTGAGTGAAAATGTCAACCTTTTCACATAAGGTTTTCACAGAAAGTCATATTTACTTAGTGGATAAAAACTGAATTTGCTATACAGACCCTTGCCTGCAGTGAATATCTGGATTTCCATTATTCCAAGAAGTCTTGCTATCTGTGTCTGGCGATGCAATTGGGTCAATAAATAACTTCTTGATAGTCGTGTTGACTCTCATTCCATCCCAGTGCGTACTTAATTAAGTAGCTTTTGGCTGTTTGTTGTGTTAGCTTGTTTAAACACTTCAGTGGAGCTGCACTATTGTTGAATTATTCCACGAGACTCCTTATTATGACTTCAACGTCCGAGCAAACAGACACTTCAATGTCAAGGGCTTCACTTACGCATAGAAAACAATAGTAAAATACTTAAAGAACaagggaaaaaataattttgcaacAAAATTGGAAAGCTACTATAGCAGGATTTATACATGCGCAGCCGTCGATGTGTTGACGTCACTGCGACAATGTCATGTGCAGTCTGCCTGCACACTTGAGTGCAGTGCTGCATTCAGACCAGCCACGTTTTGTTGCGCGACAAAGTATCGCTCCCCCCTGTGCTCCTATGTATTTTGTGCTCACACGTTTACGTCGCCAAAAGTTGAAGTCTGCGCACCTCAAACAACTTCCGGTTCATGAAacataaaaataagtaaaataatGATTTTAATCTCATACTTTTTTCTCCTAATATTACTTTGTACAACATTTCTCTCCCAATTTTACTTCAATCTCCTAATATCATGCCAAAAGTAGTTTTGTGTTGATAAAAACCTTACGTTGGTAAAAGTCTCAGCCTGTGATAacataacacaacacaacataacaTATTTCACTTCTACCCTAGTCTTGTAATATTACCGTTTTAAACCCTTTAAACCTCAGG includes:
- the rras2 gene encoding ras-related protein R-Ras2 — translated: MAGWKDGSVQEKYRLVVVGGGGVGKSALTIQFIQSYFVTDYDPTIEDSYTKQCVIDERAARLDILDTAGQEEFGAMREQYMRTGEGFLLVFSVTDRGSFEEIYKFQRQILRVKDRDEFPMILVGNKADLELQRQVTQEEGQQLARQLKVTYMEASAKIRMNVDQAFHELVRVIRKFQEQECPPSPEPTRKEKDKSGCHCVIV